From the Butyrivibrio fibrisolvens genome, one window contains:
- a CDS encoding zinc-ribbon domain-containing protein: MYCSKCGKQLNDDDAFCSGCGQPTGVSAAQSTAQSQTANQAYAGNNQNSYNAGSSYSNQGSSMNGESNALAIVAVICSILLPVIGLILAIIGLCTYKNKNNRNWCTIAVIINIIYIVFGILSVFLDTGHLE, from the coding sequence TGTTCTAAATGTGGAAAACAACTAAATGATGACGATGCTTTTTGCAGCGGCTGCGGTCAGCCAACAGGTGTAAGCGCAGCTCAGTCTACAGCTCAAAGTCAGACTGCAAATCAGGCATATGCCGGTAATAATCAGAATTCGTATAATGCAGGCAGTTCATATAGCAATCAGGGATCTTCTATGAATGGAGAAAGCAATGCTCTTGCTATAGTAGCAGTTATCTGCTCTATACTACTTCCAGTAATTGGTCTTATTCTTGCAATCATAGGTCTATGCACTTATAAAAATAAGAATAACAGAAACTGGTGCACTATCGCAGTTATCATAAATATAATATATATCGTATTCGGAATATTATCAGTATTTTTGGATACTGGACATTTGGAATAA